In the Acidobacteriota bacterium genome, CTTGGAGGAGAAGGCGGCGCAGATGGTCATGATTCGCACCCATGGCCGCTACCAGCACCCACGCTCCGCCAGCGCCCAGCGCTTGCTACACAATGTTCGGCAACAGGGTGTCGGCGGGGTGATCGTTTTCGATTCCGATCTGGAGTCGATCCCCAGCCTGCTCGATCGGTTGCAGAACGCAGCGGAGGTGCCGCTACTGGTCGCTTCCGACCTCGAGCGCGGCCTGGCGTTTCGGGTGCGGCGCGGCACGGTGCCGTTGCCTTACGCCATGGCGGTCGGGGCGACGCGGTCGCCAGAAGCGGCCCGATTTTTCGGTGAGGTGACGGCGCGCGAGGCCCGTGCCCTGGGGATCCACTGGGGGTTTGCCCCGGTGGCCGACGTCAACAACAACCCGGCCAACCCGATCATCAACATCCGCTCCTTCGGCGAGCAGCCGGAGCTGGTGGCACAGATGACGCGGGCCTTCGTCGAAGGAGCTCGCAGCGGCGGCCTGTTGACCACCGTCAAGCACTTCCCCGGGCACGGCGATACGGCGATCGATTCGCACGTCGCGCTGCCGACGGTGGAGGCCGACCAGGCGCGATTGGAGGCCGTCGAGCTGGTGCCTTTTCGCGCCGCGGTGGAGGCCGGGGTCGATGCGGTGATGCTGGGCCACATCGCGGTGCCGGCGCTCGATCCCTCGGGGGCGCCGGCGACCCTGTCGCCAGCCCTGTCGGGCGGTCTGCTGCGCGATACCCTGGGCTTCGAGGGCTTGATCGTCACCGACGCAATGGAGATGGCCGGCGTGCGGCCCGCCTGGGCCGGCGGCGCGGCGATCCGTGCCGTGCAGGCCGGTGCCGATGTCATTCTCCTGCCGCCGGATACCAGGGTCGCCATCGAGTCCTTGGTGCGCGCGGTGGACGAAGGGCAGATCACCGAGGCTCGCTTGGACCTGTCGGTACAGCGCATCTTGGAGGCCAAAGCGCGATTCGGTCTGCATCGTGAAAGGACCGTCGACCGTGCCGCGATCGAACGGGAGGTGGCGCGACCGGAGGATGTCGCAGGGGCGGCGGAGATCGCGCGCGACTCGATCACCGTGGTGCGCAACGAAGGCGGCGTCCTGCCCCTGCGGGCCGAGCAGCCCCTGCGTCTCCTGCACCTGGTGATCTCGGGCCGACTCAGCCGCCATGGCTTGCCGCAAGACGAGCTCGAGGCCCGCCGGGTCGCCGCCGACACCTTCTACCTGGGACCGGAGGTGTCGGCCGAAACGGCACGCGAGATCCTCACCGCGGCGGAAAGCGCGACCCACGTCCTCATCACGGCCTATGTGCGGGTGTCGGCCGGTGCCGGTGCCGCGCCGCAGTCGCCGTCCCATGCGCGTCTTCTGCACCAGCTGCGCCAGGCCAGCGACCGTCCGATGATCGCCGTCTCCTTCGGTAGCCCCTATCTCCTCGCCAGCCTGCCGGCGGTCGAGGCCTACGTTTGTGCCTACGGCGCGGTGTCCTCCAGCCAGCGGGCG is a window encoding:
- a CDS encoding glycoside hydrolase family 3 N-terminal domain-containing protein, giving the protein MKRAHEAQIDRRPGSALLSSALALLALLGVAASLHAEPVSPLPRAARQWVDATLESMGLEEKAAQMVMIRTHGRYQHPRSASAQRLLHNVRQQGVGGVIVFDSDLESIPSLLDRLQNAAEVPLLVASDLERGLAFRVRRGTVPLPYAMAVGATRSPEAARFFGEVTAREARALGIHWGFAPVADVNNNPANPIINIRSFGEQPELVAQMTRAFVEGARSGGLLTTVKHFPGHGDTAIDSHVALPTVEADQARLEAVELVPFRAAVEAGVDAVMLGHIAVPALDPSGAPATLSPALSGGLLRDTLGFEGLIVTDAMEMAGVRPAWAGGAAIRAVQAGADVILLPPDTRVAIESLVRAVDEGQITEARLDLSVQRILEAKARFGLHRERTVDRAAIEREVARPEDVAGAAEIARDSITVVRNEGGVLPLRAEQPLRLLHLVISGRLSRHGLPQDELEARRVAADTFYLGPEVSAETAREILTAAESATHVLITAYVRVSAGAGAAPQSPSHARLLHQLRQASDRPMIAVSFGSPYLLASLPAVEAYVCAYGAVSSSQRAAMAALFGEAPVSGRLPVTLPGDYPYGHGLDIPRREMTLRRARPEEVGFRAGGMAAVDQVIDRFLAEKAFPGGVLAVGRRGALVYLRPFGKLSYDAEAAAVSADTIYDLASLTKVLATTTMTMVLVD